The window ATACAGGAAATACGCCCAAAAAAGCAACTAAATCAAGTTATCTAGAAGCATGTAAATGTACCTTATTAAACATATGTATTATCTTGGTTTCTCTCTGGTTAAATCTTTAGAGAAGGAACACATTTTTAGTTGTTGACAAAAGGATACAATGTTTCAAATGTCTTTTGACAATGTCAGATATTCTAGtctcattaagaaaaaaatgtttattatcaaTGTATACTCATATTCAAGCTGAATCAAGCATAAACTTTAACTTCTGCATGTTTGTCCCACTAGACATTGAGAGGGATAGCTCTGCTTCAAAGTGGAATAAGATTTGTGAGCATCAGGTGTTGGTTAAGTGTACCATGTGTTGTAATTGTTCACACACGGGACACGCTGGTCTAACATTTGGTTAGTGTGTAAACCTGCACCTCGATGCTCAGGACTGCACGTTTGGGTATTGGGACAGACACTAAAACCAGTTGGTTTCTGAGTGCTGCTTCTGGTGCTAGTGTCCCATAAAGCATTGCATAGAGGGAGTGGAGGAGATgctgcaaaacatttaatagTCCATAGTGAGACGACCGAAGATCgctgaaatgaaagaaaaaggaggaaatctTTGGGAAAGAatattttttgctttctctttggGAAATCCAGAGTTGAAGTTTAACTTGCAGCTCATGTGTTGCATAATTTGTTACTACAAAACAGTATAAGAAGTGTTGTTATCGGAAACACTTAAAAAACTGATTTCTAACTCTACAAAAgtttgtatatactgtatagaaTTATTATGTAGGGTCTGTATACAACTGAAACAAAGTTAGAGTCAATAATTGCAGTGTAACACCGTATATAGTGAAATCACCACAAACTAAACTTCATCTTGTGATTCTTCCTCATGAGGGTCGGAGGTCTTTCTGAATGGCTCTGAACAGCTGCATCACAGCGTCCGTCCACGCCTCCCTCTGCGGCTGGCTGCTGACTCCAGCCAGCGTCTGAGCGGCGTACACCAGGGTCAGCATCGTCCTCTCAAAGTCCTGCCAGCTCAGAGGTTGCTGGCGCCGGGCGAGCTCCGCTGTCAGGCGGCGAATGTCCGAGAGCCTCTTGGGCAGGACGTCCTCACAGATGACCTCCAGCTTGTCCACGCTTCTCATGGAGGCCAGCTCCTTGTCGGCGATCAGCATTTCGTGTTCCCCACCTTGGATCTGCATTCCAGCTAGCAGGATCTGGGAGAGTCCATTCAGGAAATACTCAGAAACTATCAAGTTTCACCATAAACCAACTAAATATCTAAGGTTTTACCTCCAATCTACCAAATAAACTATTCATTGAAATCTTTGTGAAGTGAAATGAAGACCTCACAAGAATCAATGTCAGAAAAACTTTGGGTAAACACATTCTTCACATCTCTGCACATGGTTAGCAGAGGAAGATGGCCCACAAATATGTGACTTGGACAGATCTTTTTGCACATTCTCAACATATTTAAATGGTTTCCAGTAACTGAGCGCTGATCCATTAACTATGTCAACATAGTCTAGACTGAAAGGATCTAGACTGACCTCAAAAAGCAGGTCGACATCCTCCTTCGAATGTTGGAACGTGGGGTTGACCAGCGAATATGCCCCGCGCTTTATCCTATACGCGGATGGATACAAAGCTAGAACACATAAGTACAGGAAATTGGATTAGAGGATTCTCCCTCGCATTCAAGAAAATTAGGCACCACATTATCCATCGTGGCATGCATGTGGGTGGGCCAGAGGTTGAGAAAACACAGCTACATTACTGCTCAAATATTATGGAGGTGGGATAGCTGCGGCTCCAGCTGGGCAGAGGCTAATTGGTCTTCGACCCGAGCTACAGATGCTCCTAGTGGCAGTTGCCGGAGCATCCAGAGGTGAGATATCCCCGCTCACAGAGGGGCAGGTGTTGCCGACCTCATTTGGTCAGATTTCAAAGTTTCGGTCCATATGTGAAGCAGACCAGAGACCCCGTAATCTGAGCTGTCCAGATAGAGCTGGAACGAAACCTGTTGCTGCGGCCAAATCTCTATGATAAAATACCTTGAAATCAATATTTCACTGACGGTgactgacaaaaacagtaatctTTCCTTGCAGAACACTAGATAACACATACAACCCCACGTTAAACAAATCTGAACTAACCCTTTCAGTTATATGTTGACTAAACTAGTGCTAGTGTTCACATTattcaaaactttattgattAGCTTACTTTGGTAACCTACGTCACTGCTTTTTACTAACTGCTATAAATTCTGAGtgagtgtttcatttaaaaactctGGAAAAGAACGCAGATGGATCATCTCTTTAAAGGATTTGACAACTTATTACACCATCCATCTTATCCCTTTAATCTAGTAGCACGGTctctgaaaataataaaaaaattcttcatactttttttatatgaagACAACCAAAAGTTGGACTTATTTTAGCCtctgaaaaaaagttgtttatttcttgttttctctAAATTCTTAATGAAACCAGGAGGGCAAATCTGTGTACAAGGAATGATTTATGATCTAGCCTGTTCGCACAGCACCATGTTTGCGTTCTCATTTTAGCATAACAGCCCTGTGTGATAGTGAGCAGATATTCTCTCTGGTAATGGAAGGTCAGGTCGAAATAAGGCTTGACTAGGAAAGCAGAGGGGTCACACAAGTACTATTGCTGCCCAGATGCTTAAAATATGTTCATATTATCACTCCATCTATTGTGTTAGACTCCAAGACCAATTTGCTGAGTGTTTCAGGAGGTCGAAAGTGAAAAGCAAAGTTTATTAAAGCTGAAAGTGGATTCACAGCAAAATGAAATAAGTTAAACCTGCTTTTGAGCTTCTCCAGACttccactctttttttcccactgcaTCGCATATACCATTGCCATCCAGTGCTTGGCTCAGCGTGTAAGCCAACACACAGATCACAGAACAAACATATCTTAATGAGGTATACAGTATGAACACTGGGCATTGAATTTGGATTCAATCCACCTCCCACCCTACAGCGGCGTCTATGGTGTGCTGCTTCGCCAATCCTGCAGTAATGATCAGCCCCGCTGCCCGGAGCCGCTCCGGCCAGATGCATTTAGGCTTTATAGCATTTGTGAAGCGAGCCAAAGCCACATGCGCTGGCTGATCTCCCCGTGTACCTGCTTCCTGCTTGGGTGACTGCCAGTCTCAGCTCCAGCTTTGCTTTTCACAATCAAGCCACCATTCAGAATGTAAAGAAAATCTGCAGCTCTATGTTCCAGTGTAAGAATAATAACACCTGCCAATTTGGCACATTTGCGTTATCCTCAACATATTACCTCAAACCTTTCACCTCTCAAATCTGAGCCTAGGCCACAGTAAGGATTTTAGAAATACTTAGGTTAAGAGagttaggctttttttttcatccagccACAGAAAAAACGTTGTTACACTTcagttttgtatttattaaacaaatgGGATATAAAGTTAATTAGTGATCTTAGGAGGTGCTCCTAGGtagattttgttacttttggacaGGGCAAAGCTAGCTGTTATCCctctttcctgtctttatgctaagctaagctaaccatctgtGGTTTAATATTTGCTATACAGATACAAAAGCTGTATGAGAAAATTAAACCACCAAGTGTTTGTGATAGAGGCCAAACACTCAACCTGTAAAATTCTAATTAAGGACCCTTTATTGACGCTCTCAGGAGCAGTCAAGTGTTTTGCTCTTggctttcagtctttatgctaagctaagctaaccacccTGGCTTTAGTTTCAATACAGACATTAGTT is drawn from Anoplopoma fimbria isolate UVic2021 breed Golden Eagle Sablefish chromosome 23, Afim_UVic_2022, whole genome shotgun sequence and contains these coding sequences:
- the LOC129112397 gene encoding protein FAM180A; protein product: MAQWWPLLIIGYLSMYLAAAQHHRKALYPSAYRIKRGAYSLVNPTFQHSKEDVDLLFEILLAGMQIQGGEHEMLIADKELASMRSVDKLEVICEDVLPKRLSDIRRLTAELARRQQPLSWQDFERTMLTLVYAAQTLAGVSSQPQREAWTDAVMQLFRAIQKDLRPS